A window from Solanum stenotomum isolate F172 chromosome 7, ASM1918654v1, whole genome shotgun sequence encodes these proteins:
- the LOC125870351 gene encoding uncharacterized protein LOC125870351 isoform X1, with amino-acid sequence MAYDNSSTLEPKRSHQWFMDGIEPELLPNKKQAIEVPNHSSFSGLLSSNIAPWMNTPGFHSAPGQYAERQFDNDSARSLSFDDNSVPSVGIGNMNMSRKVMEDPFGSDSSFGLSISHTLEDHRLGLNYSGIRKVKVSQVKEAENFMPVSMGDIYTRGISNAMPTDHAFSKAEDNCIAMGLSFNGGDEHLMSLGDTFNREDNSFISMGQPFNKVDSNEISVGHSFKESSLLSMSHPFCKDESNITILNHSFSREDDSTISVSHSFNDNNTAISMGQQFSNDDSNITSVGQTINKMADTNPPMSHCYSKVDDNAISVSQTYSKVENNNLSMSQSFGNGESNIISFGGFNDDDDINSSGRLICSYDLLMSQSSGQQSDIVAGKRLVESNADIVTSAAQMAGSKEFISKKEEQKATKKPHSNSFPSNVRSLLSTGMLDGVPVKYIAWSREKELRGIIKGSGYLCGCQSCNFSKAINAYEFERHAGCKTKHPNNHIYFENGKTIYGIVQELRNTPQDLLFEVIQTITGSSINQKSFRIWKESFLAATRELQRIYGKDEVRRLS; translated from the exons ATGGCTTATGATAACTCCTCCACACTTGAGCCCAAACGTTCCCATCAATGGTTCATGGATGGCATCGAGCCTGAACTGCTTCCCAACAAGAAGCAAGCCATTGAAGTACCTAATCACAGTTCATTCTCTGGACTTTTAAGTTCCAATATTGCCCCCTGGATGAACACTCCTGGTTTCCACTCAGCACCAGGCCAATATGCAGAAAGGCAGTTTGACAATGACAGCGCAAGATCGCTCAGCTTTGATGACAACAGTGTTCCATCCGTTGGCATAGGCAACATGAATATGTCTAGAAAGGTGATGGAAGATCCATTTGGAAGTGATTCCTCATTTGGTTTATCCATATCCCATACACTGGAGGATCATAGATTAGGTCTTAACTATAGTGGTATCAGAAAGGTCAAAGTCAGCCAGGTGAAGGAGGCTGAGAATTTCATGCCTGTGTCAATGGGTGATATCTATACCAGAGGGATCAGCAATGCAATGCCAACAGATCATGCATTTAGTAAGGCTGAGGATAATTGCATAGCTATGGGGCTCTCTTTCAATGGAGGTGATGAGCATCTGATGTCATTAGGTGACACATTCAATAGGGAAGACAACAGTTTCATATCTATGGGTCAACCTTTTAACAAGGTGGATAGCAATGAAATATCAGTGGGTCACAGCTTCAAAGAGAGCAGCTTACTGTCAATGAGTCACCCTTTTTGTAAAGATGAAAGCAATATTACTATCCTGAATCACAGTTTTAGCAGAGAGGATGATAGCACAATATCAGTGAGTCACTCATTCAATGACAATAATACTGCCATATCAATGGGCCAGCAATTCAGTAATGATGATAGCAATATTACATCAGTTGGACAAACTATTAATAAGATGGCTGACACCAATCCACCTATGAGCCACTGCTACAGCAAAGTCGATGACAATGCCATATCAGTGAGTCAGACCTATAGCAAAGTTGAAAACAATAATTTGTCAATGAGTCAATCTTTTGGCAATGGAGAAAGCAATATCATATCCTTTGGTGGATTCAATGACGATGACGATATAAATTCTTCTGGAAGGCTGATTTGCAGTTATGATTTATTAATGAGTCAGTCTTCAGGCCAACAATCAGATATTGTGGCTGGAAAGCGATTGGTTGAGTCAAATGCGGATATAGTTACAAGTGCTGCTCAAATGGCTGGCAGTAAGGAATTTATTTCCAAAAAGGAGGAGCAGAAAGCAACTAAAAAGCCTCATTCGAACAGTTTCCCTTCAAATGTGAGAAGCTTGCTCTCAACTGGTATGTTAGATGGAGTACCTGTCAAGTATATAGCTTGGTCCAGAGAG AAGGAACTCCGTGGTATTATAAAAGGCTCTGGTTACCTCTGTGGCTGTCAGTCATGTAATTTTTCCAAG GCAATTAATGCTTATGAGTTTGAGCGACATGCTGGTTGTAAGACAAAACACCCTAATAATCATATATACTTTGAGAATGGGAAGACGATCTATGGGATTGTTCAGGAGCTCAGGAACACACCTCAGGATTTACTATTTGAAGTTATTCAGACAATTACTGGATCATCCATTAACCAAAAATCATTTCGCATCTGGAAAG AATCTTTTCTAGCTGCGACACGTGAACTTCAGCGTATATATGGGAAGGATGAGGTCAGACGACTGTCATAA
- the LOC125870351 gene encoding uncharacterized protein LOC125870351 isoform X2, translated as MAYDNSSTLEPKRSHQWFMDGIEPELLPNKKQAIEVPNHSSFSGLLSSNIAPWMNTPGFHSAPGQYAERQFDNDSARSLSFDDNSVPSVGIGNMNMSRKVMEDPFGSDSSFGLSISHTLEDHRLGLNYSGIRKVKVSQVKEAENFMPVSMGDIYTRGISNAMPTDHAFSKAEDNCIAMGLSFNGGDEHLMSLGDTFNREDNSFISMGQPFNKVDSNEISVGHSFKESSLLSMSHPFCKDESNITILNHSFSREDDSTISVSHSFNDNNTAISMGQQFSNDDSNITSVGQTINKMADTNPPMSHCYSKVDDNAISVSQTYSKVENNNLSMSQSFGNGESNIISFGGFNDDDDINSSGRLICSYDLLMSQSSGQQSDIVAGKRLVESNADIVTSAAQMAGSKEFISKKEEQKATKKPHSNSFPSNVRSLLSTGMLDGVPVKYIAWSREELRGIIKGSGYLCGCQSCNFSKAINAYEFERHAGCKTKHPNNHIYFENGKTIYGIVQELRNTPQDLLFEVIQTITGSSINQKSFRIWKESFLAATRELQRIYGKDEVRRLS; from the exons ATGGCTTATGATAACTCCTCCACACTTGAGCCCAAACGTTCCCATCAATGGTTCATGGATGGCATCGAGCCTGAACTGCTTCCCAACAAGAAGCAAGCCATTGAAGTACCTAATCACAGTTCATTCTCTGGACTTTTAAGTTCCAATATTGCCCCCTGGATGAACACTCCTGGTTTCCACTCAGCACCAGGCCAATATGCAGAAAGGCAGTTTGACAATGACAGCGCAAGATCGCTCAGCTTTGATGACAACAGTGTTCCATCCGTTGGCATAGGCAACATGAATATGTCTAGAAAGGTGATGGAAGATCCATTTGGAAGTGATTCCTCATTTGGTTTATCCATATCCCATACACTGGAGGATCATAGATTAGGTCTTAACTATAGTGGTATCAGAAAGGTCAAAGTCAGCCAGGTGAAGGAGGCTGAGAATTTCATGCCTGTGTCAATGGGTGATATCTATACCAGAGGGATCAGCAATGCAATGCCAACAGATCATGCATTTAGTAAGGCTGAGGATAATTGCATAGCTATGGGGCTCTCTTTCAATGGAGGTGATGAGCATCTGATGTCATTAGGTGACACATTCAATAGGGAAGACAACAGTTTCATATCTATGGGTCAACCTTTTAACAAGGTGGATAGCAATGAAATATCAGTGGGTCACAGCTTCAAAGAGAGCAGCTTACTGTCAATGAGTCACCCTTTTTGTAAAGATGAAAGCAATATTACTATCCTGAATCACAGTTTTAGCAGAGAGGATGATAGCACAATATCAGTGAGTCACTCATTCAATGACAATAATACTGCCATATCAATGGGCCAGCAATTCAGTAATGATGATAGCAATATTACATCAGTTGGACAAACTATTAATAAGATGGCTGACACCAATCCACCTATGAGCCACTGCTACAGCAAAGTCGATGACAATGCCATATCAGTGAGTCAGACCTATAGCAAAGTTGAAAACAATAATTTGTCAATGAGTCAATCTTTTGGCAATGGAGAAAGCAATATCATATCCTTTGGTGGATTCAATGACGATGACGATATAAATTCTTCTGGAAGGCTGATTTGCAGTTATGATTTATTAATGAGTCAGTCTTCAGGCCAACAATCAGATATTGTGGCTGGAAAGCGATTGGTTGAGTCAAATGCGGATATAGTTACAAGTGCTGCTCAAATGGCTGGCAGTAAGGAATTTATTTCCAAAAAGGAGGAGCAGAAAGCAACTAAAAAGCCTCATTCGAACAGTTTCCCTTCAAATGTGAGAAGCTTGCTCTCAACTGGTATGTTAGATGGAGTACCTGTCAAGTATATAGCTTGGTCCAGAGAG GAACTCCGTGGTATTATAAAAGGCTCTGGTTACCTCTGTGGCTGTCAGTCATGTAATTTTTCCAAG GCAATTAATGCTTATGAGTTTGAGCGACATGCTGGTTGTAAGACAAAACACCCTAATAATCATATATACTTTGAGAATGGGAAGACGATCTATGGGATTGTTCAGGAGCTCAGGAACACACCTCAGGATTTACTATTTGAAGTTATTCAGACAATTACTGGATCATCCATTAACCAAAAATCATTTCGCATCTGGAAAG AATCTTTTCTAGCTGCGACACGTGAACTTCAGCGTATATATGGGAAGGATGAGGTCAGACGACTGTCATAA
- the LOC125870352 gene encoding WAT1-related protein At2g37460-like, with translation MEAVREQYNRAKPFLAVIFLQFGLAGMDILTKVALNEGMSNYVFVVYRHAVATLVIAPFAIILDKKVRPKMTPSIFAKLVLLSLLEPVIDQNLYSIGLKYTTATFAAAMCNILPAITFIMAWIFRLEKVKLTSIRSQAKLVGTVATVAGAMIMTLVRGPIVELFWTAGNAGHDSQSGGLNLSHAIKGSIMITIGCFSWAAFMILQAITLRTYPAELSLTAWICLLGTTEGAIVAMVMERGKPAVWAINWDSKFLAAVYSGIFCSGLAYYIQGVIMKDRGPVFVTAFNPLSMVIVAILSTIILREQLNLGRVLGAVVIVVGLYIVLWGKSKDHKSPSIDEQAIPTHEMTHETKIDKETLSQTVVHINSSRGTTATKDETI, from the exons ATGGAGGCAGTACGTGAACAATACAACAGAGCCAAACCCTTTCTTGCAGTCATTTTTCTCCAATTTGGGCTAGCAGGCATGGATATTCTCACCAAAGTGGCCTTGAACGAAGGAATGAGTAACTATGTATTTGTTGTGTACCGCCATGCAGTTGCCACTTTGGTTATTGCTCCTTTTGCAATAATTCTAGACAA GAAAGTAAGACCAAAGATGACGCCCTCAATATTTGCTAAGTTGGTACTTCTTAGCTTACTGGA GCCTGTCATCGACCAGAATCTCTACTCTATTGGCCTGAAATACACAACAGCAACTTTTGCAGCTGCAATGTGCAACATTCTTCCTGCCATTACTTTTATAATGGCCTGGATATTCAG GCTTGAGAAGGTGAAGCTTACAAGCATCCGCAGCCAAGCCAAACTAGTTGGGACTGTTGCCACAGTGGCAGGAGCCATGATCATGACCCTGGTACGAGGCCCAATAGTTGAACTATTTTGGACAGCAGGAAATGCCGGTCATGACTCTCAAAGTGGTGGGTTAAATCTAAGCCATGCTATCAAAGGTTCCATCATGATAACAATTGGGTGCTTCAGTTGGGCTGCATTCATGATTTTGCAG GCAATCACACTGCGGACTTATCCCGCTGAGCTCTCGCTCACTGCTTGGATATGCTTGTTGGGAACAACTGAGGGAGCCATAGTCGCAATGGTAATGGAGAGAGGAAAACCTGCAGTGTGGGCCATAAACTGGGACTCTAAGTTTCTTGCAGCTGTATACAGT GGAATATTCTGTTCAGGACTCGCGTATTATATCCAAGGAGTCATAATGAAAGACAGGGGACCTGTTTTCGTCACAGCTTTCAATCCATTAAGCATGGTTATTGTAGCTATATTGAGTACAATCATTCTACGTGAACAACTGAACCTGGGAAG GGTACTAGGTGCTGTTGTGATTGTTGTTGGCCTTTACATTGTCCTATGGGGTAAAAGTAAGGATCACAAATCTCCATCAATCGATGAACAAGCAATACCAACACATGAAATGACACATGAAACCAAAATTGACAAGGAAACTTTAAGTCAGACAGTTGTCCACATCAATTCATCGAGAGGAACAACTGCTACCAAAGATGAAACCATATAA